In the genome of Acidobacteriota bacterium, one region contains:
- the pth gene encoding aminoacyl-tRNA hydrolase, whose amino-acid sequence MHLIAGLGNPGERYRLTRHNAGFMLADRLARRWDAVFQESPLRAHLARARVGEEEVVLVKPQTYMNLSGDAVGPLMEGLKIEPPRLLVVYDDIDLPLGRIRLRRAGSSGGQKGMRSIVQALGTRDIPRLRIGILMGDRPEDVPEYVLSNFTEKETEALQEVLERAEKACQEWISGGIERAMSLYNG is encoded by the coding sequence ATGCACCTTATCGCCGGCCTGGGAAATCCCGGAGAGCGCTACCGCCTGACCCGCCACAACGCGGGCTTCATGCTGGCCGACCGCCTGGCGCGGCGCTGGGACGCGGTCTTTCAAGAGAGTCCGCTGCGGGCCCATTTGGCCCGCGCCCGGGTGGGAGAGGAAGAGGTCGTGCTGGTCAAGCCGCAGACCTACATGAACCTCAGCGGCGATGCCGTCGGCCCTCTGATGGAAGGATTGAAAATCGAGCCTCCGCGGCTGTTGGTCGTTTACGACGACATCGACTTGCCGCTGGGGCGAATCCGCCTGCGCCGCGCCGGCAGCTCAGGCGGACAAAAAGGGATGCGCTCGATCGTGCAGGCCCTGGGGACTCGCGACATTCCCCGCCTGCGCATCGGCATCCTGATGGGGGATCGCCCCGAGGACGTGCCCGAGTACGTTCTCTCGAATTTCACTGAAAAGGAAACGGAAGCCCTGCAAGAGGTCCTGGAGCGGGCCGAGAAGGCCTGCCAGGAGTGGATCTCGGGGGGCATCGAGCGAGCCATGTCGTTGTACAACGGCTGA
- a CDS encoding 50S ribosomal protein L25, with amino-acid sequence MPVVVEAAKREERGKNASRRLRAEGRIPGVVYGHGQDAVALSLDPKDILRVLRSHSGRNTVIELAVDKSEKENVVIRDYQLDPIRNILIHADFQRIAMDEKMEFNVPVELKGTPEGVKEGGVLEFIMRQIAVECLPGDVPESFEIDVSHLEMGGDPVTVADLEVDRDKVLILDDEDQAIATVAAPTIVAAEKDEEEEELLEPELIGAEGEEGEEGETEEEGEEEGGD; translated from the coding sequence ATGCCAGTCGTAGTCGAAGCAGCCAAGCGGGAGGAGCGGGGCAAGAACGCCTCGCGCCGTCTGCGCGCCGAGGGACGCATCCCCGGCGTGGTTTACGGCCATGGCCAGGACGCCGTGGCCCTCTCACTCGACCCCAAGGACATTCTGCGCGTCCTGCGCTCCCACAGCGGACGCAATACGGTCATCGAATTAGCGGTGGACAAGAGCGAGAAGGAAAACGTCGTCATCCGCGACTACCAACTCGATCCCATCCGCAACATCTTGATTCATGCCGATTTTCAGCGCATCGCCATGGACGAGAAGATGGAATTCAACGTCCCGGTCGAACTCAAGGGCACGCCCGAAGGGGTCAAGGAAGGCGGCGTCCTGGAATTCATCATGCGCCAAATCGCCGTGGAATGTTTGCCTGGAGATGTTCCGGAGAGCTTCGAAATCGACGTTTCGCACCTCGAGATGGGTGGCGATCCCGTAACGGTGGCCGACCTGGAAGTGGACCGCGACAAGGTCCTCATCCTGGACGACGAAGACCAGGCCATCGCCACCGTGGCCGCGCCCACCATCGTGGCCGCCGAGAAGGACGAGGAAGAAGAAGAGCTTCTGGAACCGGAACTCATCGGAGCCGAAGGCGAGGAAGGCGAAGAAGGCGAAACCGAAGAAGAAGGCGAAGAGGAGGGCGGCGACTAG
- a CDS encoding ribose-phosphate pyrophosphokinase: MGELKLFSGNANPELAEQIGQHLGIGLGAVKLERFSDEEVNFQILENVRGTDAFIVQPTGPPSDRNLMELLIMIDAFKRASAQRITAVIPYYGYARQDRKDKPRVPISSRLVADLLSAAGVHRCLFMDLHAGQIQGFFNLPVDHLYAKPVVIDYLKSLEMSHLTVVSPDAGGVERARSFAKQLGARLAIIDKRRPEANEADVMHIVGDVSGRNVIIIDDIIDTAGTLCKATAALKEQGAERILAAVTHPVLSGPAMERLEQSAFEKVIVTNTLHLTREKRDSNKIKVLSVAGLLGEAIQSIHEETSVSKLFI, from the coding sequence ATGGGCGAACTCAAACTATTTTCAGGAAATGCCAATCCGGAACTGGCCGAACAGATCGGCCAGCACCTCGGTATCGGACTGGGCGCCGTCAAGCTGGAGCGCTTCAGCGATGAAGAGGTCAATTTCCAAATCTTGGAAAACGTGCGGGGAACGGACGCTTTCATCGTCCAGCCCACCGGTCCGCCCTCTGATCGGAACCTCATGGAGCTTCTGATCATGATCGACGCCTTCAAGCGCGCTTCCGCTCAGCGCATCACGGCCGTCATTCCCTATTACGGCTACGCCCGCCAGGACCGCAAGGACAAGCCCCGCGTCCCCATCTCGTCCAGGCTGGTGGCCGACCTGCTGAGTGCGGCGGGAGTCCACCGCTGCCTCTTCATGGACCTCCACGCCGGACAGATACAGGGCTTCTTCAATCTGCCGGTCGACCACCTCTATGCCAAGCCTGTGGTCATCGACTATCTGAAGAGCCTGGAGATGTCGCATCTGACGGTGGTCTCCCCCGATGCCGGCGGAGTGGAAAGGGCCCGCTCCTTCGCCAAGCAACTGGGAGCCCGCCTGGCCATCATCGACAAGCGGCGTCCCGAGGCCAACGAAGCCGACGTCATGCACATCGTGGGCGACGTTTCGGGACGCAACGTCATCATCATCGACGACATCATCGATACCGCCGGAACCCTCTGCAAGGCCACCGCAGCCCTCAAAGAACAAGGCGCCGAGCGCATTCTGGCAGCCGTCACCCATCCGGTCCTGTCGGGCCCCGCCATGGAGAGGCTGGAGCAGTCGGCCTTCGAAAAGGTCATCGTGACCAACACGCTGCACCTCACCAGAGAGAAAAGAGATTCCAACAAAATCAAGGTTCTCAGCGTCGCAGGACTGCTGGGAGAAGCGATTCAATCCATTCACGAGGAGACTTCCGTCAGCAAGCTGTTTATCTAG
- the ispE gene encoding 4-(cytidine 5'-diphospho)-2-C-methyl-D-erythritol kinase, with protein sequence MSALHLPSFAKINWVLKILGRREDGFHELRTVFQTLDLHDDLTFRPGPEAAARAGVRLRTQGLKVPSDESNLICRAAAALRSAARSPLEVEITLHKRIPLGAGLGGGSSNAAVALLALNRLWDCGLSARDLSRQAAALGSDVPFFLLGGAVAAAGRGEILEPLEDLSFSQPVVLVYPLLHISAAQAYGMRDWGRFEAGPRLTRVRTDTTIQRFCRAAHTRQQLWTVLENDFEEVLYASYPLLQSTRELLEASGCGKVLISGSGSTVAGMTSPDRLQDVVEKLHGVAEGQIFSTRALDRGEYRRRLEPVLRSQDA encoded by the coding sequence ATGTCTGCCCTGCATCTGCCCTCCTTCGCCAAGATCAACTGGGTGCTCAAGATCCTGGGCCGTCGGGAGGACGGGTTCCACGAGCTGCGTACGGTCTTCCAGACCCTCGACCTGCACGACGACCTCACCTTTCGCCCCGGCCCCGAAGCCGCCGCCAGGGCCGGCGTCCGCCTGCGGACTCAGGGGCTCAAGGTGCCCTCCGACGAATCGAACCTCATCTGCCGGGCCGCCGCCGCACTCAGATCCGCGGCCCGCAGCCCGCTGGAGGTGGAGATCACCCTCCACAAGCGCATTCCCCTGGGGGCCGGACTGGGGGGCGGATCGAGCAACGCCGCCGTGGCTCTGCTGGCGCTCAACCGCTTGTGGGACTGCGGCCTGAGCGCCCGGGACCTGTCCCGCCAGGCCGCCGCCCTGGGCTCCGACGTGCCCTTTTTTCTCCTGGGCGGAGCGGTGGCAGCCGCCGGGCGGGGCGAGATTCTGGAGCCTCTCGAGGACCTGTCTTTCAGCCAGCCTGTGGTTCTGGTCTACCCCCTTCTCCACATCTCGGCGGCCCAGGCTTACGGAATGCGGGACTGGGGCCGCTTCGAGGCCGGCCCGCGGTTGACAAGAGTGCGCACGGACACTACAATTCAACGTTTCTGTCGGGCGGCTCATACGCGCCAGCAGCTATGGACCGTGCTGGAGAACGACTTCGAAGAAGTCTTGTACGCGTCTTACCCGCTGCTGCAAAGCACCCGGGAGCTTCTCGAGGCCTCCGGCTGCGGGAAAGTCCTGATCAGCGGGAGCGGTTCGACAGTGGCGGGCATGACCAGTCCCGACCGCCTGCAGGACGTCGTCGAGAAGTTGCACGGAGTGGCTGAAGGACAGATCTTTTCGACACGCGCTCTGGACCGCGGCGAGTATCGTCGGCGCCTGGAGCCGGTCTTGCGGTCACAGGACGCTTGA
- a CDS encoding tetratricopeptide repeat protein, which produces MRTCLVCLSFLLLALSPLNAAQEDLASSYYHFSRAYLKSLDQDFKAALEEAEKAVELNPQDSGLRLQFAKLLFEMFRAQRDQEMFEKATEQAEKAIELDGNNAEAHLLLGQIYYRLQRLEEAVAALEKSIEADNDNYLAHYYAANIYMTRGDHDQAIEAFRNVLRLRPTAVQVYQLLASLLRELDRVAEAIDTLEDGLRVSPDEYQLLEMLAGLYRDRGEYEKAIDTYRSIEWEALADPQESAEVVQNLARLLYAVGRYEEALPLLQRLCEQNPQDLALQSFLGVSQTETRRFGDAVETLRAMLAEGRPPRPLYLNSLYSLARALQGSGDRAEAEEVFRQLRDEASDPDEAANRGYYQAARIHLALLAQRARRYDEAVELFRAVLEDEPDNPRNAIWLAFALKDAGREEEAVRVSSQLLEESPEDWDLRVSHAQLLSEMDRYPQAIELLTSALEKGNPESESPYLALNQIHLDHQRHAKALQALEEGFKHFPESQTLLFQRAASFERQEDFQRAEQEFRKLLEQDPDNHSALNYLGYMLADQGVKLEEALGFIKRAVEADPYNGAYLDSLGWAYFRLGKLDLAHKYLLQAIRLNENDPVLFEHLGDLYMEMENVEKARESYQSSLEFATEEEERERAQRKLRELLR; this is translated from the coding sequence ATGAGAACGTGTCTGGTCTGCCTGTCCTTCCTGCTCCTCGCGCTTTCCCCCCTCAACGCCGCCCAAGAGGACTTGGCCTCGTCCTACTACCATTTCAGCCGCGCTTACCTGAAGTCGCTTGACCAGGACTTTAAGGCCGCTCTGGAGGAAGCCGAAAAGGCTGTCGAGCTCAACCCCCAGGATTCGGGTCTGCGTCTGCAGTTCGCCAAGCTGCTGTTCGAGATGTTCCGGGCCCAGCGCGACCAGGAAATGTTCGAAAAGGCCACCGAGCAGGCCGAGAAGGCCATCGAACTGGACGGCAACAACGCCGAAGCCCACTTGCTGCTGGGACAGATCTACTACCGCCTGCAGCGTTTGGAAGAGGCCGTCGCCGCCCTGGAAAAATCGATTGAGGCCGACAACGACAACTATCTGGCCCACTACTATGCGGCCAATATCTACATGACCCGGGGCGACCACGACCAGGCCATCGAAGCTTTCAGGAACGTGCTGCGCCTGCGCCCGACAGCGGTGCAGGTCTACCAGTTGCTGGCTTCGCTGCTGCGGGAACTGGACCGGGTTGCCGAAGCCATCGACACCCTGGAGGACGGCCTGCGCGTCAGCCCCGACGAATACCAGCTTCTCGAGATGCTGGCCGGTCTTTACCGTGACCGGGGCGAGTACGAAAAGGCCATCGACACCTACCGTTCCATCGAATGGGAAGCCTTGGCCGATCCTCAGGAAAGCGCCGAGGTGGTGCAGAACCTGGCCCGACTGCTCTATGCCGTGGGCCGCTATGAAGAGGCTTTGCCGCTGCTGCAACGCCTTTGCGAGCAGAATCCCCAGGACTTGGCGCTGCAATCCTTTTTGGGCGTCTCCCAGACCGAAACGCGCCGTTTCGGGGACGCTGTCGAAACCCTGCGGGCCATGCTGGCCGAGGGACGCCCGCCCCGCCCCTTGTACCTCAACAGCCTCTACAGCCTGGCCCGTGCCCTGCAAGGCTCGGGCGACCGGGCGGAAGCCGAAGAAGTATTCCGCCAGCTCAGGGACGAGGCCTCCGACCCGGACGAGGCTGCCAACCGGGGCTACTATCAAGCCGCCCGCATCCACTTGGCCCTGCTGGCCCAACGGGCTCGCCGTTACGACGAGGCCGTAGAACTTTTTCGGGCAGTGCTGGAGGACGAGCCCGACAATCCGCGTAACGCCATTTGGCTGGCTTTCGCCTTGAAAGACGCCGGCCGGGAAGAAGAGGCGGTGCGCGTCAGCTCTCAACTGCTGGAGGAGAGTCCTGAAGACTGGGACCTGCGCGTCTCCCACGCCCAACTGCTGTCCGAGATGGACCGCTATCCGCAGGCCATCGAGCTTCTGACCTCGGCGCTGGAGAAAGGGAATCCGGAAAGCGAGAGTCCCTATCTGGCGCTCAACCAGATCCATCTCGATCACCAGCGCCATGCCAAGGCTCTGCAAGCGCTGGAAGAGGGATTCAAGCACTTTCCCGAGAGCCAGACGCTGCTCTTCCAGAGGGCCGCCAGCTTCGAGCGCCAGGAAGACTTCCAGCGGGCCGAACAAGAGTTCAGAAAGCTGCTGGAACAAGATCCCGACAACCACTCGGCCCTCAATTACCTGGGCTACATGCTGGCCGACCAGGGCGTCAAACTCGAGGAAGCCCTGGGTTTCATCAAGAGGGCCGTGGAGGCCGATCCCTACAACGGAGCTTATCTGGACAGCCTGGGCTGGGCCTACTTCCGCTTGGGCAAGCTTGATCTGGCTCACAAATACCTGCTGCAAGCCATCCGCCTCAACGAGAACGACCCCGTGCTCTTCGAGCATCTGGGCGACCTCTACATGGAGATGGAGAACGTGGAGAAGGCCCGCGAGAGCTACCAAAGCTCGCTGGAGTTCGCCACCGAAGAAGAAGAGCGGGAACGGGCCCAGAGAAAGCTGCGCGAGTTGTTGCGCTGA
- a CDS encoding DUF721 domain-containing protein, translated as MKKLNTFFPALLNRASRDPEVVLIFLREMWPHLAGAKMADHCRPEGLEGKTLIVSVAERSWKEELCQAELQRRLLASINDFWQKRLIERIRVEMRPM; from the coding sequence ATGAAGAAGCTCAACACGTTCTTCCCGGCCCTTCTCAACAGGGCCTCTCGGGACCCCGAAGTGGTGCTCATCTTTCTCAGAGAGATGTGGCCCCACCTGGCGGGAGCGAAGATGGCCGATCATTGCCGTCCGGAAGGGTTGGAAGGAAAAACGCTGATCGTGAGCGTAGCCGAAAGATCCTGGAAAGAGGAGCTTTGCCAGGCCGAATTGCAGCGCCGCCTGCTGGCCTCCATCAACGATTTCTGGCAGAAGCGGCTGATTGAAAGAATCCGAGTGGAAATGCGTCCAATGTAG
- a CDS encoding TIGR04282 family arsenosugar biosynthesis glycosyltransferase, producing MDRSRDALMVFAKYPRLGRVKTRLQDLLTARQCLDLYRALLADVLQRSEGLPVALHLFLAGCSPPQAGSLVASLGGDSGRWKVHLQEGEDLGERMENAYRRLSPRYWRLVFLGADSPDLPLDRLREAFRCLARLPVVIGPSSDGGYYLLGLAQARPALFRGIDWGSRRVLEQTLQRLDPGEVRLLQEWYDVDRSRDLRRLWRHLDPEQEGFPARTADFLRQCPQTGAFNEPQPEGAS from the coding sequence ATGGACCGCTCCCGGGACGCCTTGATGGTATTTGCCAAGTATCCCCGTCTGGGACGCGTCAAGACCCGCCTGCAGGACCTGCTCACTGCGCGCCAATGCCTCGATCTGTACCGGGCGCTGTTGGCTGACGTGCTGCAGCGAAGCGAAGGGCTGCCGGTAGCTCTCCACCTTTTTCTGGCCGGATGCAGCCCTCCTCAAGCCGGCTCGCTGGTGGCTTCCCTGGGGGGAGACTCGGGCCGCTGGAAGGTTCATCTGCAAGAGGGGGAAGACTTGGGAGAGCGCATGGAGAACGCCTACCGGCGCCTGTCGCCGCGCTATTGGCGGCTGGTCTTCCTGGGCGCCGACTCGCCCGACCTGCCGCTCGACCGCCTGCGGGAGGCCTTCCGCTGCCTGGCCCGGCTCCCTGTGGTCATCGGTCCTTCCAGCGACGGAGGCTACTACCTGCTGGGACTGGCTCAAGCCCGTCCCGCCCTCTTCAGGGGAATCGATTGGGGCAGCCGGCGGGTGCTGGAGCAGACTCTGCAGCGTCTGGATCCGGGCGAGGTGCGCCTGCTGCAAGAGTGGTACGATGTCGACCGCAGCAGAGATCTGCGGCGCCTGTGGAGGCACTTGGACCCGGAGCAGGAAGGCTTTCCGGCGCGCACCGCCGATTTTCTGCGCCAATGCCCGCAGACCGGAGCCTTCAACGAACCCCAACCGGAAGGGGCATCATGA
- a CDS encoding HNH endonuclease: protein MDRILILNSTYEPLSVVSWKRAIRMVFQEKVEIVAEYEREVRSVTMAVRLPSVLRLRRYVKHQRYHCQVKFSRTNIYARDRYRCQYCGRRHATPELTYDHVVPVSRGGVKSWENIVTCCVPCNRRKGNRTPHEAGLRLLKKPKAPMGFPYKLQLMMSQKKAPEVWRNYIFA, encoded by the coding sequence ATGGATCGGATCTTGATTCTGAATTCGACCTACGAGCCGCTATCGGTGGTCTCGTGGAAAAGGGCGATTCGAATGGTGTTTCAAGAAAAGGTGGAGATCGTGGCCGAATACGAGCGCGAGGTGCGCAGCGTCACCATGGCCGTGCGCTTGCCCTCCGTGCTGCGCCTGCGTCGCTACGTCAAGCACCAGCGCTACCATTGCCAGGTCAAGTTCTCTCGGACCAACATCTACGCCCGCGACCGTTACCGCTGCCAGTACTGCGGACGCCGCCACGCCACTCCCGAACTGACCTATGACCACGTGGTGCCGGTGTCGCGGGGAGGCGTCAAGAGCTGGGAAAACATCGTCACCTGCTGCGTCCCCTGCAACCGCCGCAAGGGCAACCGTACGCCTCACGAAGCCGGTCTGCGCCTGCTTAAAAAGCCCAAGGCTCCCATGGGATTCCCTTACAAGCTTCAGCTCATGATGAGCCAAAAGAAGGCCCCCGAGGTCTGGCGCAACTATATCTTCGCCTAG
- a CDS encoding TonB family protein produces MTDRIDQEQTTAEKTPFTEQVREFFQWLLALKVTDEERLLVTDPGNIYLDDISNRRPMIVAAVLALLVHLILLVISLPQFSQDLLIADQPVLKLKRLARPSGGGPPKVEQVQPQVEQRVAPKPTPAPLPIPDPTPLEPDPIVRENTLQVNRVVDEIAMDLNIGDITGPPSGRGRGTTGDGPGPATGDGASDGLDGVYRYGQAGVTPPEVLKKPTPAYTDEAIKAKIQGSVMLQAIVYEDGSVGGFKVLRPLGYGLEERAIESISNEWVFRPGTHNGKPVPVVVVIEVTFTLR; encoded by the coding sequence ATGACCGATCGAATCGACCAAGAGCAGACAACAGCGGAGAAAACTCCTTTTACGGAGCAGGTGCGTGAATTCTTTCAGTGGTTGCTGGCCCTCAAGGTGACGGACGAGGAACGCCTGCTGGTCACCGACCCCGGGAATATCTACCTCGACGACATCTCCAACCGCCGGCCTATGATCGTGGCGGCTGTGCTGGCCCTGCTGGTGCACCTGATCCTGCTCGTCATCTCCCTGCCTCAGTTCAGTCAGGACCTGCTCATCGCCGATCAGCCCGTCCTCAAACTCAAGCGACTGGCCCGCCCCTCCGGCGGAGGACCTCCTAAGGTTGAGCAGGTGCAGCCCCAGGTGGAGCAGAGAGTGGCTCCCAAGCCGACTCCGGCCCCGCTGCCGATACCCGATCCCACCCCGCTGGAGCCCGACCCCATCGTTCGCGAAAACACCTTGCAGGTGAACCGCGTGGTCGACGAAATCGCCATGGACCTCAACATCGGCGACATCACCGGCCCGCCCTCGGGACGAGGACGGGGAACCACGGGGGACGGCCCCGGACCGGCCACCGGCGACGGCGCCAGCGACGGGCTGGACGGCGTCTACCGCTACGGACAAGCCGGCGTGACGCCGCCTGAAGTGCTCAAGAAACCCACTCCCGCCTACACCGACGAAGCCATCAAGGCCAAAATCCAGGGCTCCGTGATGTTGCAGGCCATCGTTTACGAAGACGGTTCGGTCGGAGGCTTCAAGGTGCTGCGGCCGCTGGGCTATGGGCTGGAGGAGCGGGCCATCGAGTCGATCTCCAACGAATGGGTTTTTCGTCCCGGCACCCACAACGGCAAGCCGGTTCCCGTGGTGGTGGTCATCGAGGTGACCTTCACGTTGCGCTGA
- the lspA gene encoding signal peptidase II, with protein MFAADWASKRWAEARLPGRPLEILDSYFRLRYVENEGIAFGLLHDLNAGWKPYLLALAAVAALLLVLYYVRTTPAGERFLFAAFGLLLGGIAGNFYDRLAHGSVVDFLELHWRDTYYWPTFNVADAAITCGVAMILLHTFLAPAGSRSEDARESQAGAGRGVWLLPLVLLAAPASLRAAPQAGGPEDLVMQVQQRYREIEGFSARFRQVTDDRGLIQEESGLMVMKKPDKMYWEYQDPYEKYFVSDGEKSYFYDVGQQQVIVSDLDLQTQDTPLLFLLGQGSLANQFDARWAEPDPLLQEGHRVIRLTPRQAREDFEYLLMEVDPESRLIHRLAVIDPLGSRTDYLLSDLEINPDVPRRRFRFRIPKGVETIER; from the coding sequence GTGTTTGCGGCCGACTGGGCCAGCAAGCGCTGGGCAGAGGCGCGGCTTCCGGGACGTCCGCTGGAAATACTGGACAGCTACTTCCGCCTGCGCTACGTCGAGAACGAGGGGATCGCCTTCGGACTTCTGCACGACCTCAACGCCGGTTGGAAGCCTTATCTGCTGGCGCTGGCCGCCGTGGCCGCCCTGCTGCTCGTTCTCTATTACGTGCGCACCACCCCGGCGGGGGAACGGTTTCTATTCGCCGCTTTCGGACTGCTGCTGGGCGGCATCGCCGGCAACTTTTACGACCGCCTGGCCCACGGCTCGGTGGTGGACTTCCTGGAGCTGCACTGGCGCGACACTTATTACTGGCCCACCTTCAACGTAGCCGACGCGGCTATCACCTGCGGTGTGGCCATGATCCTTCTCCACACCTTCCTGGCCCCTGCCGGCTCCCGCAGCGAAGACGCTCGGGAGTCCCAGGCCGGGGCGGGACGCGGCGTCTGGCTGCTGCCGCTGGTCCTGTTGGCGGCCCCCGCCTCGTTGCGGGCCGCTCCCCAAGCGGGCGGACCCGAGGACCTGGTCATGCAGGTGCAGCAACGCTATCGCGAGATCGAGGGGTTCTCGGCCCGCTTCCGCCAAGTCACCGACGACCGCGGCCTCATTCAGGAAGAAAGCGGCCTGATGGTGATGAAGAAGCCCGACAAGATGTACTGGGAATATCAGGATCCCTACGAGAAGTACTTCGTCAGCGACGGCGAGAAGAGCTACTTCTACGATGTCGGCCAACAGCAGGTCATCGTCTCAGACCTCGACTTGCAGACCCAGGACACGCCTTTGCTCTTCTTGCTGGGCCAAGGGAGCCTGGCGAACCAATTCGACGCTCGCTGGGCTGAGCCGGATCCGCTGCTGCAAGAGGGCCACCGAGTGATCCGCCTGACACCCCGGCAGGCGCGCGAAGACTTCGAGTACCTGTTGATGGAAGTCGACCCGGAGAGCCGCCTGATCCACCGCTTGGCAGTCATCGACCCTCTCGGTTCCCGAACCGATTACTTACTGTCTGACTTGGAAATCAATCCCGATGTGCCCCGGCGCCGTTTTCGCTTCCGTATTCCCAAGGGCGTGGAGACCATCGAGCGCTAA
- a CDS encoding YtxH domain-containing protein encodes MASNGDKVLYFLVGGFVGASVALLFAPKSGEETRRYLGDKYREGQEKFGEGREYVSGKVREGREYVDKAIQEGREKVGQKSREVSDRVHGAVERGREAVKTQKDQLSRAVEAGKEAYQEERRKFEEKKESAPKPENA; translated from the coding sequence ATGGCTTCCAATGGAGATAAAGTGCTTTACTTCTTGGTGGGCGGTTTTGTGGGCGCCTCGGTGGCGCTGCTTTTCGCTCCCAAATCAGGAGAAGAAACCAGACGCTATTTGGGCGACAAATACCGCGAAGGCCAAGAGAAATTCGGTGAAGGCCGCGAATACGTTTCGGGCAAGGTCCGTGAGGGCCGTGAGTATGTCGATAAGGCCATTCAAGAGGGCCGCGAGAAAGTCGGCCAGAAGTCGCGCGAGGTGAGCGACCGCGTCCATGGCGCCGTCGAGCGGGGACGTGAAGCGGTGAAGACCCAAAAGGACCAGCTTTCCCGCGCCGTCGAGGCCGGCAAAGAAGCCTACCAGGAAGAACGCCGCAAGTTCGAAGAAAAAAAGGAGTCCGCCCCTAAGCCCGAGAATGCCTGA
- the thiD gene encoding bifunctional hydroxymethylpyrimidine kinase/phosphomethylpyrimidine kinase, which produces MNIARSLTIAGSDSGGCAGIQADLKTFGALRTHGMSVITSVTAQDTRRVHRVDDLPAESVEAQIRAVVEDIGVDAVKTGMLSNRPIIETVARLAREYAWDKLVVDPVMISSGGDPLIRPQAVRVLKQDLLPRALLVTPNLAEAEALSGIAVSSRKRLQEAAEAILEMGPKAVLIKGGHGDGSLSVDWHFWDGGSRQYSAPRVNTPNTHGSGCTLSAAVTALLARGLDLPQALQEAKNYVTRALRRSLDVGRGRGPLGHFQALDEAPDQ; this is translated from the coding sequence ATGAATATCGCGCGCAGCCTCACCATCGCCGGCTCCGACAGCGGCGGATGCGCCGGCATTCAGGCCGATCTGAAGACCTTCGGCGCGCTGAGGACGCACGGCATGAGCGTGATCACCTCCGTCACCGCGCAGGATACCCGGCGCGTCCACCGGGTGGACGACCTGCCGGCGGAAAGCGTGGAGGCCCAGATCCGAGCCGTAGTGGAGGACATCGGGGTCGATGCGGTCAAAACCGGGATGCTCTCCAACCGTCCCATCATTGAAACGGTAGCCCGCTTGGCGCGGGAATACGCCTGGGACAAACTGGTGGTCGATCCGGTCATGATCTCCAGCGGCGGCGACCCCTTGATCCGTCCGCAGGCCGTGCGGGTCCTCAAGCAGGACCTGCTGCCGCGAGCCTTGCTGGTGACTCCCAACCTGGCCGAGGCTGAAGCCCTCTCGGGCATAGCCGTAAGCAGCCGGAAGCGATTGCAGGAGGCGGCTGAGGCGATCCTGGAGATGGGGCCCAAAGCGGTTCTCATCAAGGGCGGACACGGGGATGGAAGCCTCTCGGTCGATTGGCACTTCTGGGACGGCGGCAGCCGCCAGTACTCGGCTCCCCGCGTCAACACTCCCAACACTCACGGCAGCGGATGCACCCTGTCGGCCGCCGTGACCGCTCTGCTGGCCCGCGGACTGGACTTGCCGCAGGCGCTGCAAGAAGCCAAAAACTACGTGACGCGGGCCCTGCGCCGCTCCCTCGACGTGGGGCGTGGACGCGGTCCGCTGGGCCATTTTCAGGCCCTGGACGAGGCCCCTGATCAGTGA